In the Chloroflexaceae bacterium genome, ATCTGGATAATGGGGCCTTTTACTTTCTTGGCCGCGATGGCGGTATTCCCCTCCACGAATACCAGGAGTTTGTGCAGGTCGCCCAACCTGACTGGTATCCGATCCCCCAGGATTTTATTCCGACGCCGCACATGGACGACGAAGCGCAACTGCGGTGTCTTTGCCGCACGATGGAGATGAATCGCGCGTTCGAGCACAATGGGTTTGTGCCCGTCATGCACATCAGTCGGCAACTTCCCAGATATCTGGAGGAGTTCACCAGGAGCACGAAGCTGACCCAGAAGGAGCGCGTCGCCCTGGGAGGCATGGTGCCCAACCTGTTGCGCGCGCCCCGCGCCATGCCCTACGCCGAAATCTTGAGAGGTCTGGATCAGGTGCGTCGGACACTGGTCAACAAAGAGTTGCACGCCTTTGGACTTGGCGGAACGGCCACGCTGCACCTGGCGGCCCTCTTCAGCATCGACTCGCTCGACTCGTCGGGCTGGCGCAATCGCGCGGCGCGGGGCATTGTCCAGCTACCAGGACGGGGTGATCGGGTGGTAGCGAACATGGGCAGTTGGCGCGGGAGGGAACCGGACGCAGCCGAGTGGTCCATGCTGGCCGCGTGCCCCTGTCCGGCGTGCCGGCGGTTCGGCGTCGCCGGGCTGACCGCGAGCGGCATAGAAGGCTTCTGCAACCGCGCCACGCACAACCTCTGGGTCTTGCTGCGAGAAGCGCGGGATATCGCAGCGCACCTGGCAGCGAAGACCTATCGCGACTGGTACTCCTGTCATGTCGAGAACGCGATTTACCGATCCCTGGTGCGCGACGCCCTGACGTTGCGGGCGGATCAGTGAAAGAAGGAGCGCCTCGTATGCGAACCCTCAGCTACCTGTTCAACAACAATCGGAAGTGGGCCGCCGCGATTCTCGAGCGCGATCCGGGATTCTTCGAGAAACTCTCGCGCCAGCAGGCCCCCAGGTATGTGTGGATTGGCTGCTCTGACAGCCGTGTTCCGGCCAACGATATCGTCGGCCTGCTGCCAGGGGAACTCTTCGTTCACCGGAACGTGGCCAATCAGGTCATCCACACCGATCTGAACTGCCTGGCGGTGCTCCAGTACGCAGTGGAAGTGCTGCGGGTCGAGCATGTGATCGTCTGCGGGCACTACGGCTGTGGTGGAGTCAAGGCTGCTATGCTCAATACACACCTGGGCCTGATTGACAACTGGCTCCGGCACATCCAGGACGTGATGCATAAGCACGCCGCGCTGCTGGAGGGTCTGCCTGATGACGAGCAGCGCCTCGACCGGCTCTGCGAGTTGAACGTGATCGAGCAGGTGGTCCACGTTGCGCACACGACGGTGGTGCAGAGCGCCTGGGAGCGCGGGCAGGATCTGGAGATCCACGGCTGGATCTACCGCATCTCCGATGGCCTGCTGCACGACCTGCAAGTGTACGCCAGGAGCGAGGCGGAACTCCAGGAGCATTACCAGCGCGCCTGCGCGCGCTATCGCCAGCAGTAAAGAATTAGCCCTGCACGGGAGGGGCTGGGAGGGCGAAGTCCTCCCAGCCCCGTATCATGCAAGAACCCGCCGGTCAATCCGTAAACATTCCGCTCACCGACTCGCGAGTGTGGATGCGCCGGATGGCTTCGGCGAAGAGGGGCGCCACCGATACAACTTCGATCTTCGGTGAGAAGGTCACCGGCTGGGTCTCAATCGAGTCGGTAATGAAGAGCCGTTCGAGAGGACTGGCGTCAATACGCTCCACCGAGCCGGGCGTCAGCACGCCGTGGGTGACCATGGCGTAAACCTTGCGCGCGCCGCGCTCGACCAGGCGTTTAGCTACCTCGGCCAGCG is a window encoding:
- the can gene encoding carbonate dehydratase — encoded protein: MRTLSYLFNNNRKWAAAILERDPGFFEKLSRQQAPRYVWIGCSDSRVPANDIVGLLPGELFVHRNVANQVIHTDLNCLAVLQYAVEVLRVEHVIVCGHYGCGGVKAAMLNTHLGLIDNWLRHIQDVMHKHAALLEGLPDDEQRLDRLCELNVIEQVVHVAHTTVVQSAWERGQDLEIHGWIYRISDGLLHDLQVYARSEAELQEHYQRACARYRQQ